The following DNA comes from Methanobacterium sp..
TGCAGGTATGACTGGTGGATATGAAACATTTTTAGGACCTACATGCGGCTATTTCATAGGTTTCATCTTAGCTGCAATGTTCCTTGGCCATTTAACAGATAAATATATCAGAGCAAGAAGTTTTACTCCAATGCTCTTTTTAATGCTCTTTGCAAACTTTGCATTGATCTATATTCCTGGATTAATTGGTTTAGGTGCGTGGTTATACTTTGTTAAAGGTACAATGCCTTCACTCTGGATTTTGCTTGTAATGGGGCTTTTCCCATTTATAATTGGTGACTTAATGAAAATTGGAGGGGCAGCAGCATTAACCAAAGCAATTACTCCAAAAAACAAATTTGGAGATGAAGTAGACGCCAATTAGCAAAAATAACCTTATAAAACTTCTTTTTTTA
Coding sequences within:
- a CDS encoding biotin transporter BioY is translated as MQISIADNYYKKRFSFFKWNRESSLANKVTLALFMACVTGILAQIVIPLPWTPVPVTGQTFAVLMAGVVLGRYWGSLSMVMYIILGLAGVPWFAGMTGGYETFLGPTCGYFIGFILAAMFLGHLTDKYIRARSFTPMLFLMLFANFALIYIPGLIGLGAWLYFVKGTMPSLWILLVMGLFPFIIGDLMKIGGAAALTKAITPKNKFGDEVDAN